A region from the Pithys albifrons albifrons isolate INPA30051 chromosome Z, PitAlb_v1, whole genome shotgun sequence genome encodes:
- the ZNF475 gene encoding zinc finger protein 475 — MDSERMAKVTKRPPTVICYICGCEYGTKSIGIHEPQCLKKWHQENDNLPKHLRRPEPKNPEVRPVQAKGFYDLDSLNEAAWTSAQTQLVPCDICGRTFLPDRLIIHQRSYKPKPAK; from the exons ATGGACAGTGAACGGATG GCAAAAGTGACAAAACGGCCACCAACAGTGATTTGTTACATATGTGGTTGTGAGTATGGAACAAAATCCATTGGTATTCACGAACCACAATGCTTAAAAAAATGGCACCAGGAGAATGACAACCTACCCAAGCACTTGAGAAGGCCAGAACCCAAGAATCCTGAAGTCAGACCTGTGCAAG CCAAAGGTTTCTATGATCTTGATTCTTTAAATGAGGCTGCCTGGACCAGCGCCCAGACCCAGCTAGTTCCATGTGATATTTGTGGGCGTACTTTTCTTCCAGACAGACTGATCATCCACCAGAGGTCCTATAAACCAAAACCTGCAAAGTAA